The Benincasa hispida cultivar B227 chromosome 9, ASM972705v1, whole genome shotgun sequence genome has a segment encoding these proteins:
- the LOC120087157 gene encoding protein HOTHEAD-like, whose amino-acid sequence MALVGTLKFFLLLVLLSLLHILSSCQGRENWVKSRYPFIKRASSFYRDSHERENGYDYIIVGGGTAGCPLAATLSQNFTVLLLERGGVPFTNANVSFLQNFHIGLADTSPTSASQAFASTDGVINARARVLGGGSAINAGFYTRASTRFINKVGWDEKLVNESYSWVENQIVHRPKLADWQKAFTDSLLDVGISPFNGFTYDHLYGTKVGGTIFDRFGRRHTAAELLASGNPDKLTVLVHATVQRLIFDTTEGKKPKAIGVVFMDDTGNQHEVFLSSSRQSEVILSNGAIGTPQMLLLSGIGPRADLEKWNISMVLDNEFVGKDMADNPLNSIFVPSNRPVKQSLIQAVGITKLGVYIESSSGFGQSGESIHCHHGLMSAEIGQLSTIPPKQRTPEAIQDYIKSKRDLPHEAFKGGFVLEKIANPISRGHLSLINTNVDDNPAVTFNYFGHPYDLHRCVEGVRMLTKIVESKYFTNFTQCDEETLDKLLNISVKANINLIPKHTNDTKSLEQFCKDTVITIWHYHGGCLVDKVVSHDLKVLGVTRLRIVDGSTLSESPGTNPQATVMMMGRYMGLKILMDRLGKKAGNIGSKA is encoded by the exons ATGGCGTTGGTTGGGACACTCAAGTTCTTTCTCCTCCTTGTTCTTCTCAGCCTCTTACACATCCTTTCTTCTTGTCAAG GTAGGGAAAATTGGGTGAAATCGCGATACCCGTTCATCAAGCGCGCAAGCTCGTTCTATCGCGACAGCCATGAAAGAGAGAATGGTTACGATTACATAATCGTCGGCGGTGGCACTGCCGGTTGTCCATTGGCGGCAACATTGTCACAGAACTTCACCGTGCTGCTACTGGAAAGAGGCGGCGTTCCTTTCACTAATGCGAATGTCTCTTTCCTTCAAAATTTCCACATTGGCCTCGCCGACACTTCTCCGACATCGGCTTCTCAGGCCTTCGCTTCTACGGATGGAGTTATCAATGCGAGAGCTAGGGTTTTGGGTGGTGGTTCCGCCATTAATGCAGGCTTCTATACCAGAGCAAGCACAAG GTTTATAAACAAAGTGGGGTGGGATGAGAAGTTGGTGAACGAATCATACTCATGGGTGGAGAACCAAATAGTTCACCGGCCGAAGCTCGCCGATTGGCAGAAGGCTTTCACCGACAGCCTATTGGACGTCGGAATTTCGCCGTTCAACGGCTTCACTTACGATCATCTCTACGGCACCAAAGTCGGAGGGACCATTTTCGACCGCTTCGGCCGCCGTCACACCGCCGCCGAGCTCTTAGCTTCGGGGAATCCAGATAAGCTTACGGTTCTAGTTCACGCCACTGTTCAACGACTCATCTTTGACACCACTGAAG GTAAGAAACCGAAGGCGATTGGAGTTGTTTTCATGGATGACACTGGTAATCAGCACGAAGTTTTTCTATCAAGCAGTCGGCAGAGTGAAGTTATATTATCCAATGGAGCAATCGGGACTCCACAAATGCTGCTGCTCAGTGGAATTGGTCCGAGGGCTGACCTTGAAAAGTGGAACATCTCCATGGTGCTTGACAATGAGTTTGTAGGGAAAGACATGGCTGATAATCCCTTGAACTCAATTTTTGTCCCTAGCAACAGACCAGTTAAGCAGTCACTTATACAAGCAGTTGGAATCACAAAGCTTGGTGTTTATATTGAATCTAGCAGTGGATTTGGGCAGTCGGGGGAAAGTATTCACTGTCACCATGGTTTGATGTCGGCTGAG ATTGGGCAGCTATCCACCATTCCTCCAAAACAAAGAACACCTGAAGCCATTCAAGATTACATCAAAAGTAAACGAGACTTACCCCATGAGGCATTTAAAGGAGGTTTCGTTCTAGAAAAAATAGCAAATCCCATCTCGAGAGGACATTTGAGCTTGATCAACACTAATGTTGACGACAATCCTGCTGTGACCTTCAACTATTTTGGTCATCCATATGATCTTCACCGTTGCGTAGAAGGGGTTCGCATGCTTACAAAGATTGTGGAGTCTAAATACTTCACAAATTTCACACAATGTGATGAGGAAACATTAGACAAGCTGCTTAATATTAGTGTAAAGGCTAACATCAACCTCATACCCAAGCATACCAATGACACCAAGTCCTTGGAGCAGTTCTGCAAAGACACTGTGATCACAATCTGGCACTACCATGGAGGGTGTCTAGTGGACAAGGTAGTGAGCCATGACCTTAAAGTTCTCGGTGTAACTAGACTGCGGATTGTTGATGGGTCGACACTCAGCGAGTCTCCGGGCACCAATCCTCAAGCAACTGTTATGATGATGGGAAG GTACATGGGCCTGAAAATTTTGATGGATAGATTGGGAAAGAAGGCTGGGAACATAGGAAGCAAAGCATAA